The region CATCAGCGTGAGGGCCGCTTCCGCCGCCGCCTGCTGATCGGCGGTCTTGGCTTCGGACGCCCCGCCGATGGAGAATACAGGGAGTTGGTAGTAGTGACCCATGGCCACCATCATGCTCCGGGCATCAGGCTGGCAGTAAGGGGCCACCGTTGTGCGGAGGTCCATGGGGGCTCCACCCCAGCCGGGGATTATGATGGGTGCCCCTTCCCGTTTGAGCTGGGAGATAACTATCCCGGCCAGGACACCGGCAAGTGTCAGGGCGACAGACCCGGGGACGGTTACGGGCCCGGTAACGCCGCTGCAGACGTCGGGCGCGTAGATGGCAGGTAGGCCCTTGTCCGCCAGGAACAGCAGTTTTTGAAGGGCTTCCTCGTTGTGGCGAAGGCCCGTGGTGACATTCACGTAGCCCACCACGTTGGGCCTGCGGCGAAGACTGTCCTCTCCACCAGCTACGATCTGGGCCATTTCCACGACATCGACGCAGCCCTCGTACTCATATGTCACGAAGAGGATGGGCTTCTTTGTATATGATAGCAGGACCTCCATCTGGTAACGGTCTGCCAGGGTCATGTCGACGTCCGCCGGCAGTACCATGGACATGACGAAGTCTATTTCGGGTAGCCCGTCACAGAGGGTGACCCCCTCCACGACATCCTGGATCTTAGGTTTCCGGCGCTGGCTCGTGTGATGGTCCAGGATGTGCAGGCAGTCAGATCCAGGGCCAAAGAACACCTGGTGTCCCTCCACGGGCATTGCCAGTTCCCCGTCACGGTTGAAGAGAGCCACGCGTTTCGGCACGGTCACCAGTGCCTTCTCCACCAGGCCGGACCGGATCCTCACGAGGTTCCCGTCCACGTCCACTCCGGCGGAAGCCAATAGCTCGATGGCTTCCCGAGAGTAAAGGAGCACACCGACGCGCTCCAGGATCTCCAGGGAAGCCCAGTGGATCTTCTGG is a window of Bacillota bacterium DNA encoding:
- a CDS encoding trimethylamine methyltransferase family protein, yielding MTNLLMNDKTFKSPHFSYMSEAQCQKIHWASLEILERVGVLLYSREAIELLASAGVDVDGNLVRIRSGLVEKALVTVPKRVALFNRDGELAMPVEGHQVFFGPGSDCLHILDHHTSQRRKPKIQDVVEGVTLCDGLPEIDFVMSMVLPADVDMTLADRYQMEVLLSYTKKPILFVTYEYEGCVDVVEMAQIVAGGEDSLRRRPNVVGYVNVTTGLRHNEEALQKLLFLADKGLPAIYAPDVCSGVTGPVTVPGSVALTLAGVLAGIVISQLKREGAPIIIPGWGGAPMDLRTTVAPYCQPDARSMMVAMGHYYQLPVFSIGGASEAKTADQQAAAEAALTLMAESMSGGGIVHDVGYLESGLTYSFQMLAICTEIIRWIKTYAKELEVNDETLAMDLINEIAHKEQYIHLDHTFRNFRQHYYPDLFERGIYDNWVAQGSKTLGQRAAERVDEVLGKHRPDILDERLRAELNLIVNRAVAKARK